The region TTCGTCTACCGCTTGCCCGATAACGGTGAGGGTATCGTCGTTCCCTGCAGCATAGCTGGCGCCTGAGGTGAAAAACGCGGCGCCATAGATTGCGGCAAGAATGGCCGGATGGCAGCTGCGTTTAAAATAAAACAATTTGTTGTTATTCATCTAATTAAACCCGGTGTTAATGATGTTGTTATTTTCTTTTTGCCAATAAAAACCCGGCTGCTTTTAAGTGAAACCGCCAGGGTAAGGGATGCGCTTGCTTCAATGTAATTGATAATCATTCAATCATAGGGCAATGTAGTAGTAAATATGAAAATTAAACCCGCCACTACAGCGGTGCGCGAAAAAATGACTCGTTTTATGTGGGTGATTATTTTTGTATAGTTATATGTATTTAAAGTGATTTTGTTTATTTTCTGGTTGCGGGTTGGCGACGGTTTTGCGTTGGTTGGCCGCGATGGGATTATTTTTACAGCCTGATAGCTACTACATTTAGCGCGGAAGAGATAGCCTTTACATGATGGCCCTGGTCGATAAACCGATGAAAAATAAGCGGATTGAGCAAAGATGATGGCGGGAAATGAAATAAAAAAACGTGTCGATGTTTTTGGCGAACGTTACCGCGCACGCGCGGCGGCCCTTTCTCCACGATTGCAGGCGGTGGTGCGCTACATTCATGAGCACCGCGAGTCCGTAATGGAAGCGAGCGCCATGGAGATTGCCGCAGCGACGGGCACCTCGGATGCCACCGTGGTGCGGGCGGTGCAGGCATTGGGCTTTGCCGGTTTGCGCGACATGAAAAGCACGCTGGAAGCCTGGTTTGGCACTGCGGTTAACTCGGAAGAAAAGATGAACGCGACCGTGAGCGATCTGGCCTGCGACATCAATTCCGGCATCGATTTCGTGTTGGGTGGGCATAAGCGTGCCTGCGACGTGTTATCTGAACCGCACAACCGCCAGGCCATCTCGCAAGCGGTGAGCTTGCTGATAGAGGCACGCCAGGTGGCGCTATTCGGCATTAACGCCTCCGGGATTTTGGCCGACTACAGCGCCCGGCTGTTTAATCGCATCGGCATTCCTGCGGTATCGCTTAACCGCTCCGGTATTGCCCTCGCCGAACAGTTGATCAGCCTCCAGCGCGGCGACGTGTTGATCATGATGGCGCAGAAGTCGGCGCACAGGGAAGGGAGGACGACCATTCGCGAAGCGAAGCGCCTCGGCATCCCGATTATTTTGCTGACCAACGCGAGCGACTCATTTTTTGCCGGGGAAGCGCATGTGGTGATCAACGTTCCCCGGGGCGGCGAGAATGGCCGCTTACCGCTGCACGGCACCGTGTTGGTGTGCCTGGAAATGCTGATTCTTTCCGTCGCCTCGGCCACCTCTGCACGCACGATGAAAACCATGAAGCGCATTCAGGATTTAAATCGCGGGCTTAAAGGGGCGGGGAGGAAGTAGGGGGGGCTTTTGATCCGTCTTCTT is a window of Serratia plymuthica DNA encoding:
- a CDS encoding MurR/RpiR family transcriptional regulator, with translation MAGNEIKKRVDVFGERYRARAAALSPRLQAVVRYIHEHRESVMEASAMEIAAATGTSDATVVRAVQALGFAGLRDMKSTLEAWFGTAVNSEEKMNATVSDLACDINSGIDFVLGGHKRACDVLSEPHNRQAISQAVSLLIEARQVALFGINASGILADYSARLFNRIGIPAVSLNRSGIALAEQLISLQRGDVLIMMAQKSAHREGRTTIREAKRLGIPIILLTNASDSFFAGEAHVVINVPRGGENGRLPLHGTVLVCLEMLILSVASATSARTMKTMKRIQDLNRGLKGAGRK